In Brienomyrus brachyistius isolate T26 chromosome 3, BBRACH_0.4, whole genome shotgun sequence, the following proteins share a genomic window:
- the sgpl1 gene encoding sphingosine-1-phosphate lyase 1 — translation MDYWNALIIYKEMLLLYVDEGRQFVNSRCQILEPWQIIVVTVLSTLFAVWISGILFQRESLVSRIQKQFFKIIRKIPFIGASIQAQLNKALDDMSVSICSLKNGMSYMQALPKHGLSQGDVLEKIKEYDLLSEVQWQKGMVSGTVYSGDEKLTELLVKVYGDFAWSNPLHPEIFPGVRKMEAEVVRMACTLFHGGPESCGTVTSGGTESILMACKAYRDMAYERGIKHPEIVAPLSVHAAFDKAAHYFGMKLIHVPLDPKTMTVNVKVMRRFISRNTAMLVCSAPQFPHGIMDPVEEVAQLALRYHVPFHVDACLGGFLITFMDKAKFPLAPFDFRVKGVTSISADTHKYGYAPKGSSVILYREQKYRHFQYFVAPDWQGGIYASPSVAGSRPGGIIAACWATMMHMGEDGYVEATRKVIEVARFIEAEIRKVDGVFVFGKPEVSVVALGSKVFDIFRLSNALTSKGWNLNTLQFPSSIHICVTLLHTKPGVATQFVRDVKEQVAIIMKNPKEKTTGMGAIYGMAQSIPDRTMVTEVSRGFLDCLYRTNVHSSEQRHSNGISKAQ, via the exons ATGGACTACTGG AATGCTCTGATCATCTACAAGGAGATGCTGCTGCTCTATGTGGATGAGGGCCGGCAGTTCGTGAACTCGAGGTGTCAGATTTTGGAACCCTGGCAGATAATTGTTGTGACAGTGCTGTCCACCCTTTTCGCCGTCTGGATCTCGGGGATTCTTTTCCAGAGAGAGA GTCTGGTCTCAAGAATACAGAAACAGTTCTTTAAAATTATAAGGAAGATCCCATTTATAGGAGCATCG ATCCAGGCTCAGCTGAATAAGGCTTTGGATGACATGTCTGTCAGCATTTGCTCACTGAAGAATGGCATGAGCTACATGCAGGCTTTGCCGAAGCACGGCCTGTCTCAGGGAGATGTCTTGGAGAAGATCAAGGAGTACGACTTGCTGA gtgaGGTTCAATGGCAGAAGGGCATGGTTTCAGGCACAGTGTACAGTGGAGATGAGAAACTCACAGAGCTCCTGGTGAAG GTATATGGTGATTTTGCATGGAGTAACCCCCTTCACCCAGAAATCTTCCCTGGGGTACGGAAGATGGAGGCTGAGGTAGTCAGAATGGCCTGTACTCTCTTCCACGGTGGCCCTGAATCCTGCGGCACA GTGACTTCAGGAGGAACTGAAAGTATCCTCATGGCCTGCAAAGCCTACAGAGACATGGCGTACGAGCGAGGGATTAAACACCCTGAGAT TGTCGCCCCTTTGAGTGTCCACGCTGCCTTTGACAAAGCGGCTCATTACTTCGGGATGAAGCTCATCCACGTGCCGCTGGACCCGAAGACCATGACGGTGAATGTGAAG GTTATGAGAAGATTCATCTCCAGGAACACAGCCATGCTGGTATGTTCAGCTCCTCAATTTCCTCATGGAATTATGGACCCTGTGGAAGAGGTGGCGCAG CTGGCGTTGAGGTACCATGTACCGTTTCATGTGGACGCATGCCTGGGCGGTTTCCTCATCACCTTCATGGACAAGGCGAAATTCCCTCTGGCTCCCTTTGACTTCCGGGTCAAAGGGGTCACAAGCATctcagcagacacacacaag TATGGCTATGCCCCCAAAGGCTCATCTGTCATCCTCTACAGGGAGCAGAAGTACCGTCATTTCCAATACTTTGTGGCCCCCGACTGGCAGGGGGGCATTTATGCTTCACCTTCAGTGGCCGGCTCTCGTCCGGGAGGCATTATTGCTGCCTGTTGGGCCACTATGATGCATATGGGAGAGGACGGATATGTGGAAGCCACCAGGAAGGTCATTGAAGTAGCTCGCTTCATTGAGGCCGA GATCCGGAAAGTGGATGGTGTATTTGTCTTTGGGAAGCCGGAGGTGTCTGTCGTGGCTCTTGGTTCAAAGGTCTTTGACATATTTCGGTTGTCCAATGCTCTCACCTCCAAAGGGTGGAACCTTAACACCCTGCAGTTTCCATCCAG TATCCACAtctgtgtgacattactgcacaCTAAACCAGGGGTGGCCACACAGTTTGTCAGGGATGTCAAAGAACAAGTAGCAATCATCATGAAGAACCCCAAGGAAAAGACCACAGGCATG GGTGCCATCTATGGCATGGCCCAGTCCATACCTGACCGGACAATGGTAACTGAGGTCTCCCGCGGCTTCCTCGACTGTCTGTACAGAACAAATGTCCATTCATCGGAGCAGAGACATTCGAATGGCATCTCCAAGGCCCAGTGA
- the pcbd1 gene encoding pterin-4-alpha-carbinolamine dehydratase: protein MCDSRMAGKIQTLTEEERGHLLPLLRNAQWVEVGGRDAIYKEFIFKDFNQAFGFMSRVALQAEKMDHHPEWFNVYNKVQITLSTHECGGLSQRDITLATFIDQASVI, encoded by the exons ATGTGTGATTCCAGGATG GCTGGAAAGATCCAGAcgctgacggaggaggagaggggcCATCTTCTCCCACTGCTGAGGAACGCGCAgtgggtggaggtgggggggagagATGCCATTTATAAAGAGTTCATCTTCAAGGACTTCAACCAG gCATTTGGCTTCATGTCCAGGGTCGCCTTGCAGGCAGAGAAGATGGACCACCACCCTGAGTGGTTTAACGTCTataacaag GTTCAGATCACTCTGAGTACACATGAATGTGGTGGCCTCTCGCAGAGGGACATCACGCTGGCCACCTTCATCGACCAGGCATCTGTCATCTGA